A genomic window from Anaerolineae bacterium includes:
- a CDS encoding uracil-DNA glycosylase — MYSPVTPTGQTTATKATEAILKQTPGPNLAWPTLNADIVNCRACPRLVAWREQVAREKRRAYRDWEYWGKPVPGFGDRSARLLLVGLAPGAHGANRTGRMFTGDGSGDTLYTALYQTGFANQPIARQRDDGLVLTDVFITAVGRCAPPGNRPTAEELHRCRPFLHREWHLLPQVRVIVALGQIAFEGCLHLLRELGYEVPRLKFGHGRHYQLTAPAQGGVKHLLASYHPSRQNTQTGRLTPAMLRDVFLLARSLLEM; from the coding sequence ATATATTCGCCGGTTACGCCAACTGGTCAAACCACGGCGACAAAAGCGACGGAGGCTATTTTGAAACAAACCCCTGGCCCCAACTTGGCCTGGCCGACCCTGAACGCCGACATTGTCAATTGCCGGGCCTGCCCCCGGCTGGTGGCCTGGCGCGAGCAGGTAGCCCGCGAAAAACGGCGGGCTTACCGCGATTGGGAGTATTGGGGCAAACCCGTGCCCGGTTTTGGCGACCGGTCGGCCCGGCTGTTACTGGTGGGACTGGCCCCTGGCGCGCATGGGGCCAACCGCACCGGCCGCATGTTCACCGGCGATGGCTCCGGCGACACCCTGTATACCGCCCTGTATCAAACCGGTTTTGCCAATCAACCCATCGCCCGGCAGCGGGATGACGGCCTGGTTCTGACCGATGTCTTTATCACGGCCGTGGGCCGCTGCGCCCCGCCCGGCAACCGGCCCACGGCCGAGGAATTGCATCGCTGCCGCCCCTTTTTGCACCGCGAATGGCATTTGCTGCCCCAGGTCCGCGTTATCGTCGCCCTGGGGCAGATTGCGTTTGAGGGCTGCCTGCATTTGCTGCGCGAACTTGGCTACGAAGTCCCCCGCCTGAAATTTGGCCACGGCCGGCATTACCAACTCACTGCTCCGGCCCAGGGCGGCGTTAAGCACCTGCTGGCTTCTTACCATCCCAGCCGCCAGAACACCCAAACCGGCCGCCTGACCCCGGCCATGTTGCGGGATGTTTTTCTGCTGGCCCGGTCGTTATTAGAAATGTAA
- a CDS encoding DUF1841 family protein yields MPETDKMRRLRQLSRQRMRLIWEIASLDETSLSNEERLLVNIMRLHPEYYDLWERLDEVTEAELERDKTNPVLHVTIHQIIENQIATNHPPETAQTLERLLEKGLSRHEAIHEIGSVLARDIAEIMKSNRNFSEQKYIRRLRQLVKPRRQKRRRLF; encoded by the coding sequence ATGCCGGAAACCGATAAAATGCGCCGTTTGCGCCAACTGTCTCGCCAACGGATGCGCCTTATCTGGGAAATAGCCAGCCTGGACGAGACCAGCCTGAGCAATGAAGAACGCCTGCTGGTCAACATTATGCGGCTGCACCCCGAATACTATGATCTCTGGGAACGCCTGGACGAGGTGACCGAGGCCGAACTGGAGCGCGACAAGACCAATCCCGTGTTGCACGTCACCATCCACCAGATCATCGAAAATCAAATTGCCACCAACCATCCCCCTGAAACTGCGCAAACTCTGGAACGTTTGCTGGAAAAGGGACTGAGCCGGCACGAGGCCATCCACGAAATAGGCAGCGTTTTAGCCCGGGACATCGCCGAGATCATGAAATCGAACCGGAATTTTAGCGAGCAAAAATATATTCGCCGGTTACGCCAACTGGTCAAACCACGGCGACAAAAGCGACGGAGGCTATTTTGA